In one window of Gloeocapsopsis sp. IPPAS B-1203 DNA:
- a CDS encoding DUF2283 domain-containing protein — MKFTYDKATDDAYIKFSPKSVVDSIEIEEDIVFDLDENDEVIGVEILSLKNKTPEQLRNIYRYSEYPIKNEDIQELKDIFSCFIPCGV, encoded by the coding sequence ATGAAATTTACTTATGATAAAGCTACAGACGATGCTTATATTAAGTTCAGTCCTAAGTCAGTAGTAGATTCAATAGAGATAGAGGAAGATATTGTCTTTGATTTAGATGAAAATGACGAAGTTATCGGAGTTGAAATCTTATCTCTAAAGAATAAAACACCAGAACAATTAAGGAATATTTATCGATACTCTGAGTATCCAATCAAAAATGAGGATATCCAAGAGTTAAAAGATATATTTAGTTGTTTCATTCCGTGTGGTGTGTAA
- a CDS encoding sulfite exporter TauE/SafE family protein: MLPNLLTLSLGGLIAGILAGFLGIGGGTILVPLMVALGYTPLQAVATSSLAIVITSISGSIQNWRMGYFDSQRVIYLGLPALFTAQIGVYLASQFASYQLLIAFGLLLLTNIYLVDLKKRLVNLTSKENQRVNPAIARFCTGGAAGILAGLFGVGGGVIMVPMQMLLLGEPIKIAIQTSLGVIILTAISACLGHALSNNVLFMEGIVLGIGGLLGVQFSTRILPKLPDKTVSVIFRLMSGILSIYMFWQAWQILHS, translated from the coding sequence ATTTTACCAAATTTGCTTACTTTATCGCTTGGCGGGCTAATTGCTGGTATCCTTGCAGGTTTTTTAGGAATTGGCGGAGGAACTATTCTAGTTCCACTCATGGTAGCGTTGGGATATACCCCATTACAAGCCGTCGCAACAAGTAGCTTAGCCATTGTGATTACATCAATTTCTGGTAGTATCCAAAACTGGCGGATGGGGTATTTTGATAGTCAGCGAGTGATTTATCTGGGGCTTCCTGCTTTATTCACAGCTCAGATCGGAGTTTATTTAGCAAGTCAATTTGCTTCATATCAACTATTAATTGCCTTTGGCTTATTACTACTAACTAATATTTATCTCGTAGATTTGAAAAAACGCCTTGTTAATCTGACAAGTAAAGAAAATCAAAGGGTTAATCCAGCGATCGCGCGATTTTGCACTGGAGGCGCTGCCGGAATCTTAGCAGGTTTATTCGGTGTAGGTGGTGGTGTCATTATGGTACCAATGCAAATGCTACTACTAGGAGAGCCGATTAAGATTGCAATTCAAACAAGCTTAGGTGTGATTATTCTCACAGCTATTTCTGCTTGTCTTGGGCATGCTCTGAGTAATAATGTCCTTTTTATGGAAGGTATTGTTCTAGGTATTGGTGGATTATTAGGTGTTCAATTTAGTACTCGCATTCTACCTAAGTTACCAGATAAGACTGTTAGCGTTATCTTTCGTTTAATGTCGGGGATATTGTCAATCTATATGTTTTGGCAAGCTTGGCAGATCTTACACAGTTAA
- a CDS encoding GNAT family N-acetyltransferase, with protein MQVFLETPRLLLRNFTEKDADNLYELDSDLDVIRFTNLGIIKGEKPINIDYETIKNITLPKWLTYYEKYEFYGIWAAIEKLSNEFIGWFHFRPASDNLFYFNLGFYDNSEIELGYRLKKPKWNQGYATEGSKALIDKGFSESDALKVVSMALANHTASIRVMEKVGLKFVAKYFHPEIQMDVVKYALDRSEYMVASKKNIANY; from the coding sequence ATGCAAGTTTTTCTTGAAACACCGCGCTTACTTCTACGAAACTTTACTGAAAAAGATGCTGACAATTTGTATGAACTTGACAGCGATCTTGATGTAATTCGCTTTACCAATTTAGGAATAATTAAAGGAGAGAAACCTATTAATATAGATTATGAAACTATTAAAAATATAACTTTACCAAAATGGCTTACTTACTATGAAAAATACGAATTTTACGGAATTTGGGCAGCAATAGAAAAGTTAAGTAACGAGTTTATCGGTTGGTTTCACTTTCGACCTGCATCAGACAACTTATTCTATTTCAATTTAGGATTTTATGATAATTCAGAAATAGAGTTAGGTTATCGCTTAAAAAAACCTAAATGGAATCAAGGCTATGCAACAGAAGGTTCTAAAGCGTTGATAGACAAAGGCTTTTCAGAGTCAGATGCTTTAAAGGTTGTCTCTATGGCATTAGCAAATCATACAGCATCGATTCGAGTTATGGAAAAAGTAGGGCTTAAGTTTGTTGCTAAATACTTTCACCCAGAAATTCAGATGGATGTAGTGAAATATGCATTAGACAGAAGTGAGTATATGGTAGCTTCTAAAAAGAATATTGCTAACTACTAA
- a CDS encoding response regulator: MQNIKLNTEVLPTILAVDSSQTMQKEIQSILSDYCRVLVSSNAVDALNLIYYEKVSLLILDIATPHIDGIELCRTVRDMSQFHSLPIIMLTARNKFVDRVKYSLAGATAYITKPCEPQNLCEIVAQYLYSESVATTLFRSVKY, encoded by the coding sequence ATGCAGAATATTAAACTCAACACAGAAGTATTACCTACTATTTTGGCTGTAGATAGTAGCCAAACAATGCAAAAAGAAATTCAATCTATACTATCTGATTACTGCCGCGTTTTAGTATCGAGTAATGCAGTAGACGCCTTAAATTTAATCTATTACGAAAAAGTTTCCTTGCTAATACTTGATATAGCAACACCACATATAGACGGTATTGAACTGTGTCGTACAGTACGAGATATGTCACAATTTCACAGCTTGCCAATCATCATGCTAACAGCAAGAAATAAATTTGTCGATCGAGTGAAATACAGCCTTGCAGGAGCAACTGCTTACATTACCAAACCCTGCGAACCCCAAAATTTATGTGAGATAGTAGCTCAATACCTATATTCAGAGTCAGTTGCAACTACACTGTTTAGAAGTGTCAAATACTGA
- a CDS encoding WbuC family cupin fold metalloprotein: MATPQFKCLTQDLLDDITQKARSSPRLRQNYNFHELGERVQRFLNVLQPGTYVRPHRHQRSSQVNGFEFFLVLQGELGMIIMDEKGQILHQERVSAQGDTRGVELAEGTYHTLVALAPDTIVLELKEGPYDPSTDKEFLDFPQEGTVAAKQLVATWQSYFTNADGDRSII, encoded by the coding sequence GTGGCAACTCCTCAATTCAAGTGTCTTACTCAAGATTTATTAGACGATATTACCCAAAAGGCTCGTAGTAGTCCGAGGTTACGACAAAATTATAACTTTCACGAACTAGGTGAAAGAGTTCAAAGATTTCTGAACGTCCTGCAACCTGGTACTTATGTTCGCCCACATCGACATCAAAGAAGTTCACAAGTCAATGGTTTTGAGTTTTTCTTGGTACTGCAAGGAGAACTAGGCATGATTATTATGGATGAAAAAGGTCAAATTCTCCATCAAGAGCGAGTTAGTGCGCAGGGCGATACAAGGGGTGTAGAACTTGCAGAGGGAACTTATCACACACTAGTGGCATTAGCTCCAGATACTATAGTATTAGAACTCAAAGAAGGACCGTATGACCCCAGCACAGATAAAGAGTTTTTAGATTTTCCGCAAGAAGGCACAGTAGCAGCTAAACAATTAGTCGCAACTTGGCAAAGCTACTTTACAAACGCTGATGGCGATCGCAGCATAATATAA
- a CDS encoding HNH endonuclease domain-containing protein, whose protein sequence is MGKAGQALREVLETHNISQSLLARELGVERPIVFRWFHEHTDPTAETVVEIVQSLQKINTAAATDFVQVYLGNLTRSTDRTSTQELPRSDRVNVSLLSQIFDNTTNSYKYLYFLSLLGIIRRRQFDTLSPISFQEIVVEMLANAWYPHNYFKLSFGTQDQIANKLESLVLEITEPILKFRDTDKKLLRRAIQSQTIDDIATFISRYVPFRLIRPFFNQETKGLVDAKVNQIIVNLSKHQFDVIKPLYHFDSEYVKDCKGIILHQDWVEYIAENYLVVRGWASWEWLNYMQHRNLTVPNVVNKLFMPQQRDSLVQQTKYWKIILDNQDVGCIYSKLKLDKEKLSLDHYLPWSFVAHDQLWNLIPTSPSVNSTKSNNIPSQHYFDDFVKLQHLGLNISYQYLSKNQWLKYTESYVAELRVSQADDLLRLEILKKAYESTIIPLISLATIQGFTPNWIYLLESAKNN, encoded by the coding sequence ATGGGAAAAGCAGGTCAAGCACTCAGAGAAGTATTAGAGACACACAATATTAGCCAAAGTTTACTGGCTAGAGAACTGGGCGTTGAGCGTCCGATTGTTTTCCGTTGGTTTCACGAACACACAGACCCCACTGCGGAAACTGTTGTCGAGATTGTCCAATCTTTACAAAAGATCAATACAGCGGCTGCTACAGATTTTGTGCAAGTCTATTTAGGTAACTTGACACGCAGCACGGATCGCACTTCAACCCAGGAGCTACCTAGGTCAGATCGAGTTAATGTTTCGCTGCTATCGCAAATTTTTGATAATACCACCAACTCTTACAAATACCTTTATTTCCTTTCCCTGTTAGGCATCATCCGAAGAAGACAGTTTGATACTTTATCGCCAATCAGTTTTCAAGAAATCGTTGTAGAGATGCTGGCGAATGCTTGGTATCCACACAATTACTTTAAACTATCTTTTGGAACACAAGATCAAATCGCAAATAAATTAGAATCTCTGGTTTTAGAGATAACTGAACCAATCTTAAAATTTAGAGATACAGATAAAAAGCTCTTAAGAAGAGCAATTCAATCTCAAACTATTGATGATATTGCTACTTTCATTAGTAGATATGTTCCTTTTCGTCTCATTCGTCCGTTTTTTAATCAAGAGACCAAGGGTTTAGTAGATGCTAAAGTTAACCAAATTATTGTTAATCTTTCTAAGCATCAATTTGATGTAATAAAGCCTCTGTATCACTTTGACTCTGAATATGTAAAAGATTGTAAAGGAATTATATTACATCAAGACTGGGTAGAATATATTGCTGAAAACTATTTAGTCGTTAGAGGCTGGGCATCGTGGGAATGGTTAAATTATATGCAACACAGAAATCTTACTGTTCCCAATGTTGTTAATAAACTATTTATGCCTCAACAAAGAGATTCTTTAGTACAGCAAACGAAGTATTGGAAAATTATTTTAGATAATCAAGATGTTGGGTGTATTTACTCCAAGCTTAAATTAGATAAAGAAAAACTATCACTTGATCACTATTTACCTTGGTCATTTGTTGCTCACGATCAACTATGGAATTTAATTCCTACTAGCCCTTCTGTTAATTCTACTAAATCAAATAACATTCCTTCCCAGCATTATTTTGATGACTTTGTTAAATTACAGCATTTAGGATTGAATATCTCCTATCAATATCTTTCTAAAAATCAATGGTTAAAATACACTGAATCTTATGTAGCAGAACTTAGAGTCAGTCAAGCTGACGACTTGCTAAGGTTAGAAATTCTCAAGAAAGCATATGAGTCAACAATTATACCTTTAATTTCTTTGGCAACTATTCAAGGATTTACCCCTAATTGGATCTACTTGTTAGAGTCAGCAAAAAATAACTAA
- a CDS encoding ABC transporter ATP-binding protein — MNTEIKIKLNSSSTLQQRKTASTLPAIQTYELKKFYRTGFWLNQKIESLKGCSLSVYQGETFGLLGPNGAGKTTLLKLLLGIIRPSGGRGVLLGQPLGDRISKQKIGYLPENAYYYDYLTGWEFLEMAAGLFQLPHAIKRQRIPELLELVGLAQSVAKKKQLRQYSKGMLQRIGLAQALINDPEVVFLDEPMSGLDPIGRYQMRKIILALKDLGKTIFFNSHILSEVEQICDRIAILAQGELICTGSLEELLGKPNTYSIQGQGGDRSMLNQWLHHLIVEPDGSWHGQLQGEPHKFLENLHQTEAQLIAMNLSRLSLEEFFLQQLQQKGLGNFIDVGSPA; from the coding sequence ATGAATACTGAAATAAAAATAAAACTTAATTCATCATCTACTTTACAACAAAGAAAAACGGCATCAACTTTGCCTGCGATCCAAACGTATGAACTTAAAAAATTTTATCGTACGGGCTTTTGGTTAAATCAGAAAATAGAATCCCTCAAAGGATGTTCCCTGAGTGTTTATCAAGGAGAAACTTTTGGTTTATTAGGACCAAATGGCGCTGGCAAAACCACTTTACTTAAGCTTTTATTAGGTATTATCCGTCCTTCAGGAGGACGGGGTGTTCTCTTAGGACAACCATTAGGCGATCGCATATCTAAACAAAAAATTGGCTATTTACCAGAAAATGCTTACTATTACGATTATTTAACAGGTTGGGAATTCCTAGAAATGGCTGCAGGGTTATTTCAACTGCCTCATGCTATCAAACGTCAGCGGATTCCTGAATTACTCGAATTAGTAGGTTTAGCGCAGTCAGTCGCCAAGAAAAAACAACTGCGGCAGTATTCTAAAGGAATGTTACAGCGCATTGGTTTAGCTCAAGCACTGATTAACGATCCTGAAGTTGTCTTTTTAGATGAACCGATGTCAGGTCTCGATCCGATCGGACGCTACCAGATGAGGAAGATTATTTTAGCGCTTAAAGACCTTGGTAAGACGATTTTTTTTAATAGTCATATCTTGTCAGAAGTCGAACAAATCTGCGATCGCATTGCAATCTTGGCACAAGGTGAGTTAATTTGTACGGGTTCGCTAGAAGAACTCTTAGGTAAACCAAATACCTATAGTATTCAAGGACAAGGTGGCGATCGCAGTATGCTAAACCAATGGCTGCATCATCTTATCGTTGAACCTGATGGTTCCTGGCATGGGCAACTACAAGGCGAACCACACAAGTTTTTAGAGAATTTGCATCAGACTGAGGCTCAACTTATAGCAATGAACTTGTCTCGTCTTTCTTTAGAAGAGTTCTTTTTACAACAACTACAGCAAAAAGGACTGGGAAATTTTATTGATGTTGGTTCTCCAGCATGA
- a CDS encoding RNA-guided endonuclease TnpB family protein has translation MIVYEFKAVINKQQTMAIEEAIRTTQFIRNKCLRFWMDNQKIKPYDLNKYTAVLAKEFEFADKLNSMARQAAAERVAFAIKRFFDNCKAKIPGKKGYPQFQKNNRSVEYKTCGWKLSQDRKYITFTDKCSIGKVKLKGTYDLHFYQLKQIKRVRIVRRADGYYIQFCIDAERNLDLQPTGKTIGIDVGLNHFYKDNEGNQVENPRYLRKSEKAIIRLQRRVSKKQKGSSNRKKAIKRLRKKHLKVSLQRKDHAVKLARCVVRNSDFVAYEDLKVRNMVRNSKLAKSINDASWSLFTSWLSYFSRVFGKVVVAVPPQYTSQNCSNCGETVKKSLSVRTHICKCGCVLDRDENAARNILAKGLKLAGYLTYPGEQGNDNALGENPLYLTLETRLSKGTH, from the coding sequence ATGATTGTCTACGAATTTAAGGCTGTAATCAACAAACAACAAACGATGGCAATTGAGGAGGCAATACGTACTACTCAATTCATCCGTAATAAGTGCTTACGGTTTTGGATGGACAATCAAAAAATTAAACCTTACGACCTTAATAAATATACTGCTGTTCTAGCTAAAGAGTTTGAGTTTGCTGATAAACTAAATTCGATGGCAAGACAAGCAGCAGCAGAGCGAGTAGCTTTTGCAATTAAACGATTTTTCGACAACTGCAAAGCTAAAATACCAGGGAAGAAAGGGTATCCTCAATTCCAAAAGAATAACCGCTCTGTTGAGTATAAAACTTGTGGATGGAAACTATCACAAGACCGAAAGTATATTACTTTCACTGATAAATGTAGTATTGGCAAGGTAAAACTTAAAGGTACTTACGACCTACACTTCTACCAACTTAAGCAAATTAAACGAGTTAGGATTGTGCGTCGTGCTGATGGTTACTATATACAGTTCTGTATTGATGCGGAGCGGAATTTAGACCTACAACCTACTGGTAAAACGATAGGTATTGATGTAGGTCTAAATCACTTCTACAAAGACAACGAAGGTAATCAAGTAGAGAACCCTCGTTACCTACGTAAAAGTGAGAAAGCGATTATACGATTGCAGCGTCGAGTAAGCAAGAAGCAGAAAGGTAGTAGCAATCGTAAGAAAGCAATAAAACGTTTAAGAAAAAAGCACTTAAAAGTAAGTCTCCAGCGTAAAGACCATGCTGTAAAGTTAGCACGGTGCGTAGTGAGGAATAGCGACTTCGTGGCGTATGAAGACTTGAAAGTGCGTAACATGGTTCGTAACTCTAAACTAGCAAAATCAATCAACGATGCTAGCTGGTCTTTGTTCACTAGTTGGCTAAGTTACTTTAGCCGTGTTTTTGGCAAAGTTGTAGTTGCTGTTCCACCACAATATACTTCTCAAAATTGTAGTAACTGTGGCGAAACTGTGAAGAAATCTCTATCAGTAAGAACTCATATTTGTAAGTGTGGTTGTGTATTAGATAGAGACGAGAATGCAGCCAGAAACATATTAGCTAAAGGATTAAAACTAGCTGGATACTTAACGTACCCTGGGGAGCAGGGAAACGATAACGCCTTGGGAGAGAATCCCCTCTACTTAACTTTGGAAACAAGGTTAAGCAAGGGAACTCACTGA
- a CDS encoding efflux RND transporter permease subunit — MSFNVSAWSIRRPVPTIVLFLMLTILGWFSFTRLGIDTNPNIDIPAVSITVSQPGAGPAELEAQVTKPIEDAVASLGNIDSMISTVNDGVSTTVVNFVLGTDSDRATNDVRNAVAQTRQDLPQDISEPIVQRLEFAGGPIMTYAVVSQQSVEQLSNLVDQTISRALLAVQGVAQIRRVGGVDREIRINLDPSQLQALGITATQVNDQIRAFNANLPGGRAEVGGSEQTIRTLGSAASVEVLSNYQIVLPNGSYVPLSSVGEVSDSFAEPRQAAFLNGEPVVAFEVLRSSGSTLVTVEEGIREAVAQLESTLPADVDLQLIFTRGDFIRESYESTMHDLVLASVLAVLTILLFLRDWRATLITAVALPLSIIPTFFVQQSLGYTLNNMTLLALALAVGNLVDDAVVEIENLDRHMKMGKTARQAAFDSSSEVGLAVIATSATIIAVFLPVAFMGGIPGQFFQPFGVTVAVSTIFSTLVARTVTPMMGANLLQQDKSNRDRHTQTKPQKKPFQPYKSLLMWALRHRLTTLGIALAFFIGSLMLVPMIPKGFIDNGDLGISTVSLELPPGSTLDDTTQVVQRATALIQQNPAVETVLATPQVNSATLTVKLKPEENRDISQSEFEQQIRPQFAQIPGARISFQSQGAAGNNKDLSIVLRSENPEALNQAAAELERQMRTVPGLVEVASSASLAQPEILVIPDPARAADLGVTVQAIARTASLATLGDNEANLAKFNLSDRQIPIRVQINPEARNDINTFRNLQVPSNNGSLVPLEAVADIRFGSGPAEINRYDRSRQVSVEANLQGIALGDAVDAVNQLPALNPLPPGVVQQQAGDAEIMQEIFGRFGTALALAILCIYAILVLLYNNFFHPLTIMVALPLSLGGTLLALMFAQKALGLYALIGIVLLLGIVTKNSILLVDYTIINQAEGNSQRQALINAGVSRLRPILMTSLSTIAGTLPLALGIGPGAEVRSPMGIAVLGGFTTSTLLTLVVVPVLFTYVDNFQYWLMKLLYRFGKHDRRNLVEDELPVPANSSNQPKNPLQIRK, encoded by the coding sequence ATGTCCTTCAACGTCTCTGCTTGGTCAATTCGCCGTCCGGTTCCCACAATCGTTTTGTTCTTGATGTTGACGATTCTGGGTTGGTTTTCGTTTACAAGACTAGGAATTGATACCAATCCCAATATCGATATTCCAGCAGTTTCCATTACAGTCAGCCAGCCAGGGGCGGGACCTGCGGAACTCGAAGCGCAAGTTACAAAACCAATTGAAGATGCAGTGGCGAGTCTGGGAAACATTGACAGTATGATTTCAACCGTCAACGATGGAGTTTCCACAACGGTTGTTAACTTTGTGTTGGGTACTGATAGCGATCGCGCCACAAACGATGTCCGCAATGCGGTTGCTCAAACGCGTCAAGATTTACCACAAGACATCAGCGAACCGATTGTTCAGCGATTAGAATTCGCGGGTGGTCCTATCATGACTTATGCTGTGGTTTCGCAGCAATCAGTAGAACAGTTAAGTAACTTAGTCGATCAAACAATTAGCCGTGCTTTACTGGCAGTGCAAGGGGTAGCGCAAATTCGTCGTGTAGGTGGTGTCGATCGCGAGATTCGGATTAATTTAGATCCGTCACAGTTACAAGCTTTGGGAATTACGGCAACGCAGGTAAATGACCAAATTCGCGCTTTCAATGCCAATTTACCAGGAGGACGGGCAGAAGTCGGCGGTAGCGAACAAACCATTAGAACTTTGGGTAGTGCTGCGAGTGTCGAAGTATTAAGCAATTACCAAATTGTCTTACCCAATGGCAGTTATGTGCCTTTGTCAAGTGTAGGGGAAGTGAGTGATAGCTTTGCAGAACCGCGACAAGCTGCTTTTTTGAATGGCGAACCTGTCGTTGCTTTTGAAGTATTACGTAGTAGCGGTAGTACGCTTGTTACAGTAGAAGAAGGCATCAGAGAAGCGGTAGCGCAATTAGAATCAACATTACCCGCAGATGTTGACTTGCAATTAATTTTCACGCGGGGTGACTTTATCCGCGAGTCTTATGAAAGCACGATGCATGACTTGGTTCTGGCATCTGTATTAGCAGTGTTAACGATTCTGCTATTTTTACGCGATTGGCGGGCAACGTTAATTACTGCGGTAGCTTTACCTTTATCGATTATTCCTACCTTTTTTGTTCAACAAAGCTTGGGCTACACGCTCAATAATATGACTTTGTTAGCGTTAGCACTTGCTGTCGGAAATTTAGTCGATGATGCTGTTGTAGAAATTGAAAACCTCGACCGACACATGAAGATGGGAAAAACAGCACGTCAGGCGGCGTTTGACTCTTCCTCTGAAGTCGGTTTAGCCGTGATTGCCACATCTGCAACGATTATTGCAGTGTTTCTTCCTGTGGCATTTATGGGGGGTATACCTGGTCAATTTTTCCAACCTTTTGGTGTCACAGTTGCAGTATCTACGATATTTTCTACGTTGGTAGCACGGACAGTCACACCGATGATGGGAGCAAATTTGCTTCAGCAGGACAAATCAAATAGAGATCGCCACACTCAAACCAAACCTCAAAAAAAACCATTTCAGCCGTATAAATCTTTGCTGATGTGGGCGTTACGACATCGCTTAACTACCTTGGGAATTGCCTTAGCGTTCTTTATTGGTAGCTTGATGTTAGTACCAATGATTCCTAAAGGTTTTATTGATAATGGCGACTTGGGAATTTCTACGGTTTCTTTAGAATTGCCTCCAGGTTCAACTTTAGATGACACAACGCAAGTCGTACAACGCGCAACAGCCTTAATTCAACAAAACCCTGCAGTAGAGACAGTCTTGGCGACGCCGCAAGTTAACAGTGCAACGCTAACAGTTAAACTGAAACCTGAAGAAAATCGCGATATCTCCCAAAGCGAGTTTGAACAACAAATTCGTCCGCAATTTGCCCAAATTCCAGGTGCAAGAATTAGTTTTCAAAGCCAAGGTGCAGCAGGAAATAATAAAGATCTCTCAATTGTTCTCAGAAGTGAAAACCCAGAAGCGTTAAATCAGGCTGCGGCTGAGTTAGAAAGGCAAATGCGCACAGTCCCAGGTTTAGTTGAAGTTGCATCATCTGCTAGTTTGGCACAACCAGAAATATTAGTGATTCCAGATCCAGCGAGGGCGGCTGATTTAGGAGTTACAGTACAAGCGATCGCCCGTACTGCATCGCTAGCGACTTTAGGAGATAACGAAGCGAATTTAGCTAAATTTAACTTAAGCGATCGTCAAATTCCGATTCGCGTCCAAATTAACCCTGAAGCACGTAACGATATCAATACCTTTAGAAACTTACAAGTTCCCAGTAATAATGGTTCGTTGGTTCCTTTAGAAGCTGTTGCTGATATTCGTTTTGGTAGTGGTCCAGCTGAAATTAACCGTTACGATCGCTCGCGTCAAGTCTCAGTAGAAGCAAATTTACAAGGTATCGCCTTGGGAGACGCGGTGGATGCTGTCAATCAACTTCCAGCCTTGAACCCACTACCTCCAGGAGTCGTCCAGCAACAAGCAGGTGACGCCGAAATTATGCAAGAAATTTTTGGTCGCTTTGGTACGGCTTTAGCACTGGCAATTCTGTGTATCTATGCAATTCTCGTGTTGCTATACAATAACTTTTTCCATCCATTGACGATCATGGTGGCTTTGCCATTGTCTTTGGGTGGTACGTTACTAGCACTGATGTTTGCCCAAAAAGCTTTAGGTTTATACGCCTTAATTGGTATTGTGCTGTTACTGGGTATTGTGACAAAAAACTCCATTCTCTTAGTAGATTACACAATCATCAATCAGGCAGAAGGAAATTCCCAAAGACAAGCACTAATCAATGCAGGTGTTTCGCGTCTGCGTCCTATTTTAATGACTTCATTATCTACAATCGCAGGAACTTTACCCCTTGCTCTCGGAATTGGTCCTGGCGCTGAAGTACGCAGCCCTATGGGAATCGCTGTATTAGGTGGTTTTACAACTTCGACGTTGTTAACGTTAGTGGTAGTACCTGTCCTTTTTACTTATGTCGATAACTTCCAATATTGGCTAATGAAATTGCTATATAGATTTGGCAAACACGACAGACGTAACTTAGTCGAAGATGAATTACCTGTTCCAGCTAATAGTTCCAATCAGCCAAAAAATCCGCTACAAATTCGTAAATAA
- a CDS encoding cysteine desulfurase family protein encodes MNLAIQGSIFTDTSAKPCIAVSPVEHKAVLDTCDALVKKELAEIISLRVDSKGRLDLEYLEQICASGISLLCVMAANNEVGNIYPIQAIRQIAQNYDIPLLCDASQAVGKIPLKFAEWRITYMAISAHKLYGPKGSGALVVSKGYHLKPILFGGGHQNGMRSGTLNVPGIVGLGEACRLRQLEMEADEKEIASLRDKLQSILLDKIPGLVVNGDPNSRLAGNLHISIPDIPNSAIIARVRSHLAISTGAACSSGVETPSHVLQALGLPNNLIEGALRIGLGKFTTEQEIDQAANLLSTVVSQTRQVMV; translated from the coding sequence ATTAACTTAGCAATTCAGGGAAGCATATTTACTGATACAAGTGCTAAACCCTGCATCGCGGTGTCGCCAGTAGAACACAAAGCTGTTCTAGACACCTGTGATGCCCTAGTCAAAAAGGAATTGGCTGAAATAATCAGCCTCCGTGTTGACTCAAAAGGTAGACTTGACCTTGAATATCTTGAGCAAATCTGTGCTAGCGGCATCTCCCTGTTATGTGTAATGGCAGCTAACAACGAAGTGGGTAATATTTATCCCATTCAAGCAATTAGACAGATTGCCCAAAATTATGACATTCCCTTGCTCTGCGATGCCTCCCAAGCTGTAGGAAAAATCCCCTTAAAATTTGCAGAGTGGAGAATCACTTACATGGCAATTTCAGCCCATAAACTCTATGGTCCTAAAGGTTCTGGGGCGTTAGTTGTCAGCAAAGGATACCATCTAAAACCAATTTTATTTGGTGGCGGTCATCAAAATGGTATGAGATCGGGTACTCTCAATGTTCCTGGTATTGTTGGATTAGGGGAAGCCTGTCGCCTGCGACAACTAGAAATGGAAGCTGATGAAAAAGAGATCGCATCCTTGCGAGATAAATTACAAAGCATATTACTAGATAAAATTCCTGGCTTAGTCGTCAACGGCGATCCGAATTCTCGTCTTGCAGGGAATCTGCATATTTCCATTCCTGATATTCCTAATAGTGCAATAATTGCGAGAGTGCGATCGCACTTAGCTATTTCTACTGGTGCTGCTTGTTCTTCTGGAGTAGAAACACCTTCGCACGTCTTGCAAGCATTAGGTTTACCGAATAATCTAATTGAGGGAGCATTACGCATTGGTCTTGGTAAATTTACAACTGAACAAGAAATAGACCAAGCCGCGAATCTTCTTTCTACTGTTGTTAGTCAAACTCGTCAAGTTATGGTTTAG